The Streptomyces noursei ATCC 11455 sequence GAGGTTACGGGACATGTCCGAGACCTCCTGCTGACGGCTCTCGGCGCGCTTGGAGCCGCCGGACTGCATCAGCTGGAGGTAGTCGATGACGACCAGCTTCAGCTCGTTCCGCTGCTTCAGCCGCCGGCACTTGGCGCGGATCTCCATCATCGAGAGGTTCGGCGAATCGTCGATGTAGAGCGGGGCCGCCGAGACGTCCGGCATGCGGCGCGCCAGCCGCGTCCAGTCGTCGTCGGTCATGCTGCCGGAACGCATGTGGTGCAGCGCCACCCGCGCCTCCGCGGACAGCAGACGCATCGCGATCTCGTTGCGCCCCATTTCGAGCGAGAAGATCACGCTCGGCAGGTTGTTCTTGATCGAGCAGGCCCGCGCGAAGTCCAGCGCGAGCGTCGACTTACCCATGGCCGGACGGGCCGCGATCACGATCATCTGGCCCGGATGCAGACCATTGGTCAGCGCGTCGAGATCGGTGAACCCGGTCGGCACGCCCGTCATCTGGCCCTGCCGCGAGCCGATCGCCTCGATCTCGTCGAGCGCGCCCTCCATGATGTCGCCGAGCGGCAGATAGTCCTCGCTGGTCCGCTGCTCGGTGACGGCGTAGATCTCCGCCTGGGCCTTGTTGACGATCTCGTCGACGTCGCCGTCGGCGGCGTATCCCATCTGCGTGATCCGGGTGCCGGCCTCGACGAGGCGGCGGAGCACGGCCCGCTCGTGGACGATCTCGGCGTAGTACTCGGCGTTGGCGGCCGTCGGTACGGACTGAACAAGGGTGTGCAGATACGAGGCGCCGCCGACCCGGGCGATCTCACCGCGCTTGGTGAGCTCGGCCGCGATGGTGATCGGGTCGGCCGGCTCGCCCTTGGCGTAGAGGTCGAGGATCGCCTGGAAGACCAGCTCGTGGGCGGGACGGTAGAAGTCCTCGCCCTTGAGGACCTCGACGACGTCCGCGATGGCGTCCTTGGACAGCAGCATGCCGCCGAGCACGGACTGCTCGGCGTCGAGATCCTGCGGCGGGACCCGCTCGAAGCCACCGGCCCAGGAACCACCGCCGTCGTCGTCGCGGTCCGGGCGGTCGCCCCCCCGGCTCCGGCCCTTTCCATCGCCCCGACGGGAGCGGGCGGCCGGCAGCAGGTCGCTGGGACCGGAGTCCGCCCAGGGGTCGTCCATGGGCTCGGGAATACTCACCCCGGCTCCTCCTCCCGTCCGCGACGCGGACCTTGCTGTGCGGTTCTTTCTACGGCACAGCCCTGACATTCGAGACGCCCGACTCCGGTTACGGCGCGTCGAGTTCGGACAGGTCTCATGGCCGGAACGGGGCGGCGGGCGCCGGTCCACGGTAGGCCCGCGCGCACCGTCCGCCAATCTGGTTATCCACAGGCCATGTGGATGACTGGCCCATAGCTGTGGAGAAGTCCCCGGATCCTGTGCACGGCCTGGGGGAAACCTCTGTGGACAAGCACACAATCACGCCATCCACACCCCTCTGACCTGCACTTTTCTCATCCATAGGCTGTGGGGGAGAAAAACTTCGGCAACCTGTTCATGATCGCCGCGAACGCCACACGGAAGACACCCCCACGCAGCGCAAAGTAAGGATCACAACACAGTTGCATCTATTACCTGTGGACGATTAGATTGCCCCTCATGACACAGGCCCCCGCGACACCACGGCGCGCTCTCCGCCGCCATGACCGCGAGATCGTCGCGCTGGCTCTGCCCGCCTTCGGCTCCCTCGTCGCGGAGCCGCTCTTCGTCATGGTCGACAGCGCCGTCATCGGCCACCTCGGCACCCGCCAGCTCGCCGGTCTCGGCGTCGCCGCCGCCCTCCTCACAACCGCCGTCTCCGTCTTCGTCTTCCTCGCCTACGCCACCACCGCGGCGGTCGCCCGCCGGGTCGGCGCCGGTGACCTCCCCGCGGCGATACGCCAGGGCATGGACGGCATCTGGCTCGCCCTGCTGCTCGGCGCAGCCGTCATCGTCGTCGTCCTGCCCACCGCCCCCTGGCTCGTCGACGTCTTCGGCGCCTCCCCGGCCGCCGCCCCGTACGCCGCGACCTACCTGCGGATCAGCGCGCTCGGCATCCCCGCGATGCTGGTCGTCCTCGCCGCCACCGGAGTGCTCCGCGGCCTCCAGGACACCAGAACCCCGCTGTACGTCGCGATCGGCGGCTTCACCGCCAACGCCGCCCTCAACGCCGGACTGGTCTACCTCGCCGGACTCGGCATCGCCGGCTCCGCCTGGGGCACCGTCATCGCCCAGTGCGGCATGGCTGCCGTCTACCTCACCGTGGTGATCCGCGGCGCCCGTCGCCACGGCGCCTCGCTCCGCCCGGACGCCGCCGGGATCTGCGCCTGCGCCCAGGCCGGCGTCCCCCTGCTGATCCGTACGCTCTCGCTGCGTGCGGTGCTGATGATCGCCACCGCGGTCGCCGCCCGGCTCGGCGACGCCGAGGTCGCCGCCCACCAGATCGTCCTGTCCCTGTGGCAGCTCCTGTCCTTCGCCCTGGACGCCATCGCCATCGCCGGCCAGGCCATCATCGGGCGCTACCTCGGCGCCGGGGACCGGGGCGGCGCCCGCGCAGCCTGTCGCCGGATGGTCCAGTGGGGCATCGTCTCCGGCATCGTCCTCGGCGCGCTGGTGGTGCTCGCCCGGCCACTGTTCATCCCCCTCTTCACCACCGATCCCGATGTCCGGCACCCGCTGCTCCTCACACTTCTGGTCGTCGCGGTCACCCAGCCGGTCGCCGGCATCGTCTTCATCCTCGACGGGGTCCTCATGGGCGCGGGGGACGGGCCGTACCTCGCCGGGGCCATGGTGGTGACCCTGGCCGTGTTCGCCCCCGCGGCCCTCGCCGTACCGGCGCTGGGCGGCGGTCTGGTCGCGCTGTGGTGGGCCATGGCCCTGATGATGACCGTGCGGATGCTGACGCTTTGGCTGCGCGCTCGCTCCGGACGGTGGATTGTGACCGGAGCCTCCCGCTGAAGCACCTACCGAACCCGGCCCCCGTGCAGATAATGACCTTGTGCGCTCGCTTGCCAGGAAATCGATCCTGCCCCTGACGCTCGTCATCGTGGGGGCAGCCGCAGTGGTGGGCTACGCAGCGGAGGAAACTCACCCGAGCAGAACCACCGGCGGCCACACCGGCTACGGCAAGTCCGGCGAGTCCGGCCACGCCCCCCAGGACCAGGAGCCCTCGGCCACCGCCGTGCCTCAGGACGGCAACGCCTACACCCCGCGCAGGACCGAGGAGAACGCCCGGATCGGCACCGTCTTCGAGAAGGACGACCACGGCGCCCACTTCTGCACCGCCAGTGTGGTGCAGAGCCCGAGCCGGAACATGCTGATCACCGCGGCCCACTGCGCCTTCGACCCGGACACCGGCAAGCCGGTGGACGACTTGGTCTTCGCCCCCGACTACCGCAACGGCGACGAACCCACCGGCCTGTGGAAGGTCAACAAGGTCGTGGTCGACGACCGCTGGGCCAAGTCTCAGGACGAGGACCTCGACGTCGCCTTCCTCAGCCTCGACTCCAAGGACGGCAAGGAGATCCAGGACATCCTCGGCGGCAACACCCTAGGCATCGACCGCGGCTTCGACAACGAAGTCAAGATCACCGGCTATCCCACCAGCCGGGACACCCCGATCTCCTGCCAGAACCGCAGTACGAAGTTCAGCGACACCCAGATGCGCATCCAGTGCACCGACTTCGAGGGCGGCACCAGCGGCAGCCCCTGGCTGGCCGACTACGACCCCAAGAGCCACACCGGCACGGTCATCGGCGTCCTCGGCGGCCACGAGGGCGGCGGCGACGAGGACGACGTCTCCTATGCCGCCTACTTCGACGAGGACATCGCCAATCTCTACAAGCGCGCCCAGGACGAGGACTGACCCCCGCCCCTGGCCACCCGCCCAACGCGAAGGGCCGTACCCCACGAGGGAGTACGGCCCTTCGGCGTTCGGCTGCGAGCTACGCTCAGGCGGCGATGACCTCGACGCCGAGCTTCGCAACGACCTCGGCGTGCAGACGCACCGAGACCTGGTGCGCGCCCAGGGTCTTGATCGGCGTGCCGAGCTCAACGCGACGCTTGTCGACGTCCGGACCACCGGCGGCCTTGATCGCCGAGGCGACGTCGGCCGGGGTGACGGAGCCGAACAGACGGCCCGCGTCGCCGGCACGAACGGCCAGCTTCACGTTGACGCCCTCGAGCTGAGCCTTGACCTCGTTGGCCTGCTCGATCGTGGCGATCTCGCGGATCTTGCGACCGCGGCGGATCTGCGCGACGTCCTTCTCGCCACCCTTGGTCCAGCGGATCGCGAAACCGCGCGGAACCAGGTAGTTGCGGGCGTACCCGTCCTTGACGTCAACGACGTCGCCGGCGGTGCCGAGGCCGGAGACCTCGTGGGTGAGGATGATCTTCATTGGTCGGTCACCCTTCCCTTATCGCGCGGTGGACGTGTAGGGCAGCAGCGCCATCTCACGGCTGTTCTTCACGGCCGTGGCGACGTCACGCTGGTGCTGAGTGCAGTTGCCGGTGACACGACGGGCACGGATCTTGCCGCGGTCGGAGATGAACTTCCGCAGCAGGTTCGTGTCCTTGTAGTCGACGTAGGAGATCTTCTCCTTGCAGAACACGCAAACCTTCTTCTTAGGCTTGCGAGCAGGCGGCTTCGCCATTGTCTCTCTCCAGTGAGTTCAAGAAGTATGTGCTGACGCCCTCAGGCCCCAGGCGGCTCCCCGACCTCGTTTCACGTGAAACGTGCCGTTTCACGTGAAACCTCGGTGGAAGAACCCGTCGCCCGGACCTAGAAGGGCGGCTCGTCCGAGTAGCCGCCGCCGGAGCCGCCGGAGCCGCCGCCCCAGCCACCGCCGCCACCCTGGCCACCGCCGGAAGGACCGCCGGTCGCCCACGGGTCGTCGGCCGGAGCGCCGCCGCCCTGCTGACCGCCGCCGGGGCCACCGCCCCAGCCGCCGCCCTGCTGGCCGCCGCCCTGACCGCCGCCGAAGCCGCCACCGCCCTGGCCACCACGACCGCCGGTCTTGGTGACCTTCGCCGTGGCGTTCCGCAGGCTCGCGCCCACTTCCTCGACGTCGAGCTCGTACACCGTGCGCTTCACGCCCTCGCGATCCTCGTAGGACCGCTGCTTGAGGCGGCCCTGGACGATCACGCGGGTGCCCCGCGTAAGGGACTCGGCGACGTTCTCCGCCGCCTGACGCCACACCGAGCAGGTCAGGAACAGGCTCTCGCCGTCCTTCCACTCATTGGTCTGGCGGTCGAAGGTGCGGGGAGTGGACGCGACGCGGAACTTCGCGACCGCCGCACCGGACGGGGTGAAGCGCAGCTCGGGGTCGTCGACAAGATTGCCGACGACCGTGATGACGGTCTCGCCTGCCATTAGGGGAACCTCTCGGCGGGTGTGCTGCTGGCTGCCTGGTGTTGCTGCTACTCGAACCCGGTTACCGCTGGACGCGTACGCGCTCAGTGGGTCTCGGGACGGAGGACCTTGGTCCGAAGAACCGACTCGTTCAGGTTCATCTGACGGTCGAGCTCCTTGACGACCGCAGGCTCGGCCTGCAGGTCGATGACGGAGTAGATGCCCTCGGGCTTCTTGTTGATCTCGTACGAGAGACGACGACGGCCCCAGGTGTCGACCTTCTCCACCTTTCCGTTGCCCTCACGGACGACGGAGAGGAAGTTCTCGATCAGGGGGGCGACAGCGCGCTCCTCCAGATCGGGGTCGAGGATGACCATCACCTCGTAGTGACGCATGGTGAACCCACCTCCTTTGGACTCAGCGGCCACGGTCGTTCCGTGGCAGGAGGGTCGTGATGCGTTCCGCGCCCGGCCCGCCGGAGCGTCCGGGCAGACATGGGCGCAGACCGTACAGACTACCTGCCTCCGCGCTTCCGGTTGAAATCCGCCCACCAGACCCCCCAATCTGGAACACAACGGGTGTGAGCGGCGTTACAGTGCGCCGCCCTGTCAGTGGAGGTGCCGCATGGCACAGGCAGCACGGACCCAACGGAATCTGCTCGCGATTCTCAACAGCGACGGCCAACCCCATCCCGTAGAGAACACCCTCGCGGTCGTGACCTTGGTGTTCGGCGCGATTGCCGCCCTCACCGCGCTCTCTCCCGGCCTGCACCTGGTCAGCTCATGGGTGGGCCTGATCGGCATCGGCACGGGCCTGTGGGGCCAGTACATCTCCTCGACGACGGCGGAACGCTTCCTGTTGATCATCGGGCTCGGCGCATCGGGCGTCGGCTTCTACATCGGCCTGGCGCACGGCGGGCTCTTCGGCGGCGTCCTCGGCTAACCCGCACGCCACGGCATACGGGGCCCGGTCCCGTACGGCCCAGACGGGGCGCTCCCCGGTCACAGTAGGCTTCGGCGCGAGAGCCGGAGCCCCGACCAAGGGGACACACCAGCCGAGGAGCGCCCCGCATGAGCCTGACCCTGAGGACCATCAGTCGAGAGCAGCATCTGGCATACATCCAGAGCCTGCCCGCGGCGAGCCACATGCAGGTCCCGGCCTGGGCGGACGTGAAGGCCGAGTGGCGGTCCGAGAGCCTGGGCTGGTTCGACGCGTCCGGCGAGCTGGTCGGCGCCGGGCTGGTCCTGTACCGCCAGCTGCCCAAGATCAAGCGATACCTGGCCTATCTCCCCGAGGGCCCGGTCATCAACTGGTTCGCGCCGAATCTCGAGGAATGGCTGCGGCCGATGCTCGCCCACCTCAAGCAGCAGGGCGCCTTCTCCGTGAAGATGGGCCCGCCGGTCATCATCCGCCGCTGGGACTCCACCGCGATCAAGGCCGGCATCCAGAACCCCGACGTCAAGCGGCTGCGGGACGTCGAGGCCAGCCACATCGAACCGCGCGCCTTCGAGGTCGCCGACCGCCTGCGCCGCATGGGCTGGCAGCAGGGCGAGGACGGCGGCGCCGGCTTCGGCGATGTGCAGCCCCGCTACGTCTTCCAGGTGCCGCTGGCCGACCGCCCGCTGGAGGAGATCCACAAGGGCTTCAACCAGCTGTGGCGCCGCAACATCAAGAAGGCCGAGAAGGCCGGCGTCGAGGTCGTCCAGGGCGGCTACGAGGACCTGGCCGAATGGCAGCGGCTCTACGAGATCACCGCGAAGCGCGACCAGTTCCGGCCGCGTCCGCTCAGCTACTTCCAGCGCATGTGGTCCGCCCTCAACACCGAGGACCCCGACCGCATGCGGCTCTACTTCGCCCGCCACAACGGGGTGAACCTCTCCGCCGCGACCATGCTCATCGTCGGCGGGCACGTCTGGTACTCGTACGGCGCCTCGGACAACATCGGCCGCGAGGTCCGGCCCTCCAACGCGATGCAGTGGCGCATGCTGCAGGACTCCTACGCGGCCGGCGCCTCCGTCTACGACCTCCGCGGCATCAGCGACTCGCTGGACGAGAACGACCACCTCTTCGGTCTGATCCAGTTCAAGGTCGGCACCGGCGGGCAGGCGGCGGAGTACCTCGGTGAGTGGGACTTCCCACTCAACAAGCTCCTGCACAAGGCGCTCGACATCTACATGTCGCGTCGCTGACCGCTTCACCGCACCGTCCGCACTCCTGACACACCCCAGCCACGAGAAAGGTTCCGGGCCGGCCATGGCGCTCACCCTCTACGTCGACACCGCACGCTGGCGGGCGCATCAACAGAGCGTTCTCCAGCAGTTCCCCGGGCTGGTCCCGGTCTGCAAAGGCAACGGCTACGGCTTCGGCCACGAGCGCCTCGCCGAGGAGGCCACCCGGCTCGGCTCCGACATCCTCGCGGTCGGCACGACCTACGAAGCAGCCCAGATCAAGGACTTCTTCAGCGGCGATCTGCTGGTCCTGACCCCGTTCCGGCACGGCGAGGAGCCGGTGCCGCTGCCCGACCGGGCGATCCGCTCGGTCTCCTCGGTCGAAGGCGTGG is a genomic window containing:
- the dnaB gene encoding replicative DNA helicase, with the translated sequence MSIPEPMDDPWADSGPSDLLPAARSRRGDGKGRSRGGDRPDRDDDGGGSWAGGFERVPPQDLDAEQSVLGGMLLSKDAIADVVEVLKGEDFYRPAHELVFQAILDLYAKGEPADPITIAAELTKRGEIARVGGASYLHTLVQSVPTAANAEYYAEIVHERAVLRRLVEAGTRITQMGYAADGDVDEIVNKAQAEIYAVTEQRTSEDYLPLGDIMEGALDEIEAIGSRQGQMTGVPTGFTDLDALTNGLHPGQMIVIAARPAMGKSTLALDFARACSIKNNLPSVIFSLEMGRNEIAMRLLSAEARVALHHMRSGSMTDDDWTRLARRMPDVSAAPLYIDDSPNLSMMEIRAKCRRLKQRNELKLVVIDYLQLMQSGGSKRAESRQQEVSDMSRNLKLLAKELELPVIALSQLNRGPEQRTDKKPMVSDLRESGSIEQDADMVILLHREDAYEKESPRAGEADLIVAKHRNGPTATITVAFQGHYSRFVDMAQT
- a CDS encoding MATE family efflux transporter, whose amino-acid sequence is MTQAPATPRRALRRHDREIVALALPAFGSLVAEPLFVMVDSAVIGHLGTRQLAGLGVAAALLTTAVSVFVFLAYATTAAVARRVGAGDLPAAIRQGMDGIWLALLLGAAVIVVVLPTAPWLVDVFGASPAAAPYAATYLRISALGIPAMLVVLAATGVLRGLQDTRTPLYVAIGGFTANAALNAGLVYLAGLGIAGSAWGTVIAQCGMAAVYLTVVIRGARRHGASLRPDAAGICACAQAGVPLLIRTLSLRAVLMIATAVAARLGDAEVAAHQIVLSLWQLLSFALDAIAIAGQAIIGRYLGAGDRGGARAACRRMVQWGIVSGIVLGALVVLARPLFIPLFTTDPDVRHPLLLTLLVVAVTQPVAGIVFILDGVLMGAGDGPYLAGAMVVTLAVFAPAALAVPALGGGLVALWWAMALMMTVRMLTLWLRARSGRWIVTGASR
- a CDS encoding trypsin-like serine peptidase: MGAAAVVGYAAEETHPSRTTGGHTGYGKSGESGHAPQDQEPSATAVPQDGNAYTPRRTEENARIGTVFEKDDHGAHFCTASVVQSPSRNMLITAAHCAFDPDTGKPVDDLVFAPDYRNGDEPTGLWKVNKVVVDDRWAKSQDEDLDVAFLSLDSKDGKEIQDILGGNTLGIDRGFDNEVKITGYPTSRDTPISCQNRSTKFSDTQMRIQCTDFEGGTSGSPWLADYDPKSHTGTVIGVLGGHEGGGDEDDVSYAAYFDEDIANLYKRAQDED
- the rplI gene encoding 50S ribosomal protein L9, with amino-acid sequence MKIILTHEVSGLGTAGDVVDVKDGYARNYLVPRGFAIRWTKGGEKDVAQIRRGRKIREIATIEQANEVKAQLEGVNVKLAVRAGDAGRLFGSVTPADVASAIKAAGGPDVDKRRVELGTPIKTLGAHQVSVRLHAEVVAKLGVEVIAA
- the rpsR gene encoding 30S ribosomal protein S18; this encodes MAKPPARKPKKKVCVFCKEKISYVDYKDTNLLRKFISDRGKIRARRVTGNCTQHQRDVATAVKNSREMALLPYTSTAR
- a CDS encoding single-stranded DNA-binding protein; its protein translation is MAGETVITVVGNLVDDPELRFTPSGAAVAKFRVASTPRTFDRQTNEWKDGESLFLTCSVWRQAAENVAESLTRGTRVIVQGRLKQRSYEDREGVKRTVYELDVEEVGASLRNATAKVTKTGGRGGQGGGGFGGGQGGGQQGGGWGGGPGGGQQGGGAPADDPWATGGPSGGGQGGGGGWGGGSGGSGGGYSDEPPF
- the rpsF gene encoding 30S ribosomal protein S6, which codes for MRHYEVMVILDPDLEERAVAPLIENFLSVVREGNGKVEKVDTWGRRRLSYEINKKPEGIYSVIDLQAEPAVVKELDRQMNLNESVLRTKVLRPETH
- a CDS encoding lipid II:glycine glycyltransferase FemX, which codes for MSLTLRTISREQHLAYIQSLPAASHMQVPAWADVKAEWRSESLGWFDASGELVGAGLVLYRQLPKIKRYLAYLPEGPVINWFAPNLEEWLRPMLAHLKQQGAFSVKMGPPVIIRRWDSTAIKAGIQNPDVKRLRDVEASHIEPRAFEVADRLRRMGWQQGEDGGAGFGDVQPRYVFQVPLADRPLEEIHKGFNQLWRRNIKKAEKAGVEVVQGGYEDLAEWQRLYEITAKRDQFRPRPLSYFQRMWSALNTEDPDRMRLYFARHNGVNLSAATMLIVGGHVWYSYGASDNIGREVRPSNAMQWRMLQDSYAAGASVYDLRGISDSLDENDHLFGLIQFKVGTGGQAAEYLGEWDFPLNKLLHKALDIYMSRR